AGCCCGCTCTTCATGAGCGGCGCGGTGGCGAGGATCGCGCCCATGGGATAGCAGCCCGGGGAGGCGACCAAGCCGGCCTGGGCCACCGCCTTCCGGTGCAGCTCGGGCAGCCCATACACCGCCTCGGCGAGGCCGGACGCGTCGATGTGCGGCGCCTTGTACCACGTGGCGTACAGCGAGGCGTCGCGCAGCCGGTAGTCGGCGGAGAGGTCGATGACCTTTCGCCCCTGCCGGCGTAGCACGGGCACCGCGCGCTGCGACTCCATGTGGGGCAGCGCGAGGAAGACCAGGTCCGCGTCGGCGGCGAGGCGCTCCGCGTCGACCTCCTGGAACACGAGCGGCGACAGCCCTCGGAAGTGCGGATACACCGTGTCGAGCCGCTCGCCGGCCAGGCGCTCGGAGGTGACGGCGGTCAGCTGCACCTTGGGATGGACGGAGAGCAGACGCAGCAGCTCCGCCCCCATGTACCCGCTCGCTCCCGCGACGGCGACGCGCAGCATGAACCGACTCCTTACCGCTTCGAGTACTGGAACTTCGACCGGGCGCCGGGCTGGCCGTACTTCTTCCGCTCCTTCATCCGCGGATCGCGCGTGAGGAGGCCTGCGCGCTTGAGGGCCTGGCGCAGCTGCAGGTCGAACTCGAGCAGCGCGCGGGCGATGCCGTGGCGCACCGCGCCCGCCTGGCCCGTCGGGCCTCCGCCGCCCACGTTGATGTTGGCGTCGAACTGCCCCAGGGTGTTGGTGAGCTGGAGAGGCTGGCAGATGATCATGCGCAGCGTCTCCCGCGGGAAATAGTCCTCGAAGGGCCGCCGATTGACGCGGATCGCGCCCGAGCCAGGCCGGAGCCAAACGCGCGCCACCGAGGTCTTCCGCCGGCCGGTGCCGTAATACGTGCTCGCCGATGCTGCCATAGGACTCCTTACTTGCTCGTGCGCCCCGCCGCGGCCAGCGGCTCGGGCTTCTGGGCGGCGTGCGGATGATCCGCGCCGCGATAGACCTTGAGCTTCTTGGACATCGCCCGGCCGAGGCGGCCCTTGGGCAGCATGCCCTGCACCGCCCACTCGATCACGCGCTCGGGATGGGTCCGGATCATCTTGTCGGCGCTCACCTCGCGCAGGCCCCCGATGTACCCGGTGTGCCAGCGATACATCTTCTCCGTCATCTTCCGCCCGGTGAGCTGCACCTTCTCGGCGTTGATCACGACCACGTGATCACCCACGTCGAGGTGGGGAGAAAACGTCGGCTTGTGCTTGCCGCGCAGGATCGTGGCGACCTGTGTGGCGAGGCGCCCCAGCACGCGGCCCTCGGCGTCCACCAGGAACCACTTCCGGTCGGTCGACTCTTCCTTCGGCATGACGGTCGGCATGACTCCTCCCTGAAATCGGCAACACGTCATGTTAGGGGCCGACCCAATTTCTGTCAACCCTTTCGTACATTTCTCCCGCGCCCCGTCTTCGCGGAGGCCCCCGCCGGCAAGGTCTTGCCGGGCCAGGGGCAGAGCGCTCGAACTCCACATTCCGGGCACTTGGGGGCCCGCGCATGGCAGGTCCGCCGCCCATGCCAGATCAGGAGGTGGCTCGCATGCGTCCACTTGGCGCGGGGAATCAGAGCGCAGAGATCGTCGTGGATGTCGTCGGCCTCGGTCTTCCGCGTGAGCCCGAGGCGCTGGGACACCCGGGTGACGTGGGTGTCCACCGGGAAGGCCGGGATCCCGAAGGCGTTGCCAAGGACCACGCTGGCGGTCTTGCGGCCCACGCCGGGCAGGGCGACCAGGCCCTCGAGGGTCCGCGGGACTTCCCCGCCATGGCGCTCCACGAGGGCCTTCGCCATTCCGAGGATCGCGCGCGCCTTGGCCTTGTAGAAGCCGGTCGAGTAGATCTCACGCTCGAGCCGCGCCGGAGGGATCGCCGCCCAGTCCTTCGCGCTGCGATAGCGCGGGAACAGCTCCGCGGTCACGAGGTTCACGCGCTGATCGGTGCACTGGGCGGACAGAATGGTCGCCACGAGCAGCTCAAGCGGAGTGCTTGAGTCCAGCTCGATGCGGGCGTCGGGATACATGCGGCCGAGCAGGGTCAGGATGCGGGCGGCGCGTCCCTTGCGCGCCTCGGCGGATTCGGCCATGGACCTCTCCTTTCTCAGCCGGCCGGGCTCGTCGCGATCTCGAGCCGGCCGGGCACGATGCGAATGGCGCCGAGGGTGACGGGCACCGGCAGCTTCCGGAGACGCGGCGTGGGATCGAGGTGCCGCACGATCCAGCGCACGAGCAGATCGGGGAGCGCCACCCCGCCGACGCGCACGTCGTCGATGATGAGCGCGAAGGGCGCCTCCTCGTGCCCCGGCCCGAACTGGAGCCGCGCGGCCAGCGACGGTCCGCGCCCGAAGCCCGTGGTGATCCGCGCCGCTCCGTCCCCCAGGGACAAGGTCGCGTGGCTCAGCCTCTTCTGCGCGCGCACGAACGCGAGGAGATCGGCTTCGTCCACCCGGAGCCGCTCGACGCGCAGGCGCTCGATGTCGAACACTTCCAGCCGGCCGGTCTCAGCGAGCCGGCCGGGATTCACCCGAACACCCGAGGCGATCAGCCGGGCCGACTGGACGCGCAGCGGCGCACGCCCACGCGCCAGCTCCCCCACCAGGGCGGAGTCGGCCTCGACGACCACGCGATCCACCTCGCCGCGCAGCAGGCGCTCCGCGCCGTACTCCACCTGGATCGTCAGTCCCTTCGGCTCGCGGACGAAGTCGGCGAGCCGCTCGGCGGCGGACGCCCGCAGCCGGGCCGCCAGCGTGTCCGCGCTCATGGTCGTGACCGGCGGAGGCCGCCGCACACGGACCATGCCGCGGCTGCCGTCGGGCAGCGGGAACTCGGCCGTGACGGGGTAGGCTGCGGCCAGCCACGGGTCGGTCTCGAAGTCGCGCATGATCCGGTTCGGCTTCTCGGAGGCGGCGTCGGGACCCTGATCGCCCGTCTTCAGAATGGCCACGTCGACGCCGAACGGCGCGCCGTCCCAGG
This sequence is a window from Candidatus Methylomirabilota bacterium. Protein-coding genes within it:
- the rpsI gene encoding 30S ribosomal protein S9, with amino-acid sequence MAASASTYYGTGRRKTSVARVWLRPGSGAIRVNRRPFEDYFPRETLRMIICQPLQLTNTLGQFDANINVGGGGPTGQAGAVRHGIARALLEFDLQLRQALKRAGLLTRDPRMKERKKYGQPGARSKFQYSKR
- the nth gene encoding endonuclease III, with protein sequence MAESAEARKGRAARILTLLGRMYPDARIELDSSTPLELLVATILSAQCTDQRVNLVTAELFPRYRSAKDWAAIPPARLEREIYSTGFYKAKARAILGMAKALVERHGGEVPRTLEGLVALPGVGRKTASVVLGNAFGIPAFPVDTHVTRVSQRLGLTRKTEADDIHDDLCALIPRAKWTHASHLLIWHGRRTCHARAPKCPECGVRALCPWPGKTLPAGASAKTGRGRNVRKG
- the rplM gene encoding 50S ribosomal protein L13, translating into MPTVMPKEESTDRKWFLVDAEGRVLGRLATQVATILRGKHKPTFSPHLDVGDHVVVINAEKVQLTGRKMTEKMYRWHTGYIGGLREVSADKMIRTHPERVIEWAVQGMLPKGRLGRAMSKKLKVYRGADHPHAAQKPEPLAAAGRTSK